The Methanomassiliicoccales archaeon genomic interval CAGCAGATATCTGCTGGGCATAGACCTTGAGCCCTTCAGGCATCTGAAGAACAACCGATCTTGCGCCCTTTCGGGTCACGAACTTGGCGATGTCCTCAAAATGAAAATCGTACATGGGACGCTCCGGTTCAGAAAGAGGAGCGCCCATTAAAAAAGGTTTAGTGGATGATCTCGCCGTTCTGCTCGATATGCATGTAGGTCGGAGTGGGGAGCTTGATGGAAGCGCTCCACAGTGCATCCTTGGCGGCCGTGAGCGAGGTTATTGGAACCCTCACGATCATCAGGATGTCGCCGGCCTGCACACGGGCAGCGGTACCGACCGCCTTTCCGAATGCCGCTCTCATACCGCTCGAGACACGGTCCGCGCCTGCCCCGGTTGCGAGCTTGTTCTCGCGGAGGACATGGTGCGGGTACGGCCTGATCTTCAAGTGGTAGCCGGTGGCACCGGCGTTCTTGGTCAGGAGCCTGTTCGCCGAGATACGGGCCGCCTCGAGCGAGGTGTGCCTGATCTGGCATGGCTCTTTGGCCTTCAGTTCGATAGTTACGGCGAAGTCACCGTTCGGGACTCCCAAGTCATAGGTATTGATACGGTTGGCAGGGACTCCACCCATGTATTCCCTGCGACAGTATGCCTGACCTCTTATCTGACGGTACATCCTTCCGGGCTTGCGTGCCATGATTAATCACCTAAATACAGTTATAACGACGGGAAGGCTAGATTAGTGTTTTCCTATATAAGATTGATGTAATGGGAACCTGCCAGATGATCGACGCCTCAGAATCTGAGGAAGTCCCAGCATATTCGCAAAAAAACGAAGCGCACCGCAACATCAATATGCTTTCGGTGTCAAATCGCCACTCATGGAGACCATGCTTATGATCGGAGGCGCCGACCTCCTTCCAAGAATAGAACCACTTTGGTGCGAACTGAGGGATCTTCACTCTTCGAAGTCTGCGCATTTCTCGGACGATGTCCGGGATATGGAGTTCGATTCCAGACGGTTGGGATTGTTGGAAAAGTCCTTCGGAGGCCATATCCTGGTCCAGATCATCAGCCTTTCCGGGACGTCCGAGCCTAAAGATGTAGCATACTGCATTTCCACAGTGTCCCTTAACGGAATAGCGGAGATCGATTCCATCTATGTAGCCGAAGGGTACCGCAACAACGGACTGGGCGGAAAATTGGTCAATGGTGCCATTGAATGGATCGATGAGCATGACATCAAGGAGGTCCGCGCTTCGGTCGTCTGGGGGAACGAAGAGGTGCTACCGTTCTACGAGCGTTATGGTCTCTATCCAAGGAGCATCGTGTTGTTGAGGAAATGATAGACTTCCTTGACACCGTACAATAGAATTGGAGTGACTCTACGTAGCCTGATCCGCATAGTCTGACCTTGTCATCGGTTTTAGACCATAACGGATCGGTGCCCGGCGTTCCGCTTATATCTTCTTCTTGATCTTAGAACCCAATCCGGTGATATCCTTCTTGAGCTCTCCCCCATGCTCCTTGATCTCTTCTCCAGCCTTGTGCACGCCTTCTTTCAGCTTATCGTCGATCTCGAATTTTCCTTTCTTCTCTGCCATTTGACCACCTACAAATATTCTTGTGAGTCCTGCCTATTTTTAATTTTGCCATTTGTGAAAATTTCTCAAATTGCGTTTAATATTACAATTAGACTATTGCCGATTGATTTCCTTCGATGTAATCCTACCACAGCCCTTCTAAAACCGTCAGGTCACCCATTTGGATCTTAGAACTGGGTGGAAGAAGCCCACCAATTATCCGCCAGTTGTTATTCGGGGGAAAGCTATTTGTTCCACGCTCTATGCCTGGCTCAGCCCTGAGGGGCCAGTTTTGCCCGTCAGTCTGAGAAGTTCCTCTAGGACCTCTTGAAGGCGTTTGTTCTTGGCCGGATCTTCCAACGCGACCGACATATCTGGTTTCGGCACTTCCGATAGCTTGTCCATTGCGTCCCGCATGTCGTCCGCCTGCACGCCGATATACGCCTTGAAGGTCGTTCCCGAGTCCTCGTGCCTGAGTATCATTGCAATCGTTTCTATCGGCACTCCTCGACGCCATATCCGGTTGCCACAGGTCCGGCGCAGATCGTGCGTCTTGAACGCTATACCGGCCTGCTCCGAGAGCTTCCCCATCAGCCAGTTTATTGCGTCCCAGGTCATCGGCACCAGGTAGTCGCCGGTCCTGCGGTGTTTCACCCTGCATAGCAGATAAGGTGAATCCGTCCCTGTCCTCGCGACCATCGACGCCCTGATCTTCATCCAGAGTTGGAGCAGAGACCTCGTGATCTTGTTCAACATCTGAAGTTCGACCTTGCCTCCGTTCCTGCCCTTGCCCAAGATCTCCGATTCTCCTGTCGCAAGGAACTCCTCGGCGTTTTCCACCGTCAGATTGCACATGTCCACCGAACGAAGACCGTTGTCCACGCCCAGGGAATAGATCAGTTCGGTCATCAGGCCCAATTCGTTCGCGACAGTCCTGATCTTCGCCACCGGACCTTCGCGAAGGAATATCCCGCCCCGATAGATGCTCTGATGGACAGATATCCTCCACTTGAAGGCGTCCTTGTTCCCACACCATTGCAGGAATGCTCGGACCATAGTTGTCTTCTGATGGATCGTCGACTCGATTCCGAACATCTCGGATTCGAGCGACTTCATCTGGTCGAGCCTTATGTCCTTCGGGTTCGGATACCCGAGGATGTTCCCGGCCTCTTCCGTATATCTCCGATACTTCCTGATCGTTTTCGAGTCGACGATTCCGTTCAGGTTCTCCGGAAGATCCTCCTCTTTTGGTCTTAAGGTGTTTAACCACTCTCTCTGATGCCGGTGGAACTTGTTCCGCTCCTTGTACGGCATACTCAGGACCTCCTAGCGATGCCTGAAAACTTGATTCTATCGAAGAACACATCACTCCGCCCCCTGGACCTCGACGGCGAGGAGATCATATTCCTTCGGCCGCTTCTTTTCCAGTGTCCAGACCTCACCGCACGAGCTACAGACG includes:
- a CDS encoding GNAT family N-acetyltransferase, with product METMLMIGGADLLPRIEPLWCELRDLHSSKSAHFSDDVRDMEFDSRRLGLLEKSFGGHILVQIISLSGTSEPKDVAYCISTVSLNGIAEIDSIYVAEGYRNNGLGGKLVNGAIEWIDEHDIKEVRASVVWGNEEVLPFYERYGLYPRSIVLLRK
- a CDS encoding 50S ribosomal protein L16 → MARKPGRMYRQIRGQAYCRREYMGGVPANRINTYDLGVPNGDFAVTIELKAKEPCQIRHTSLEAARISANRLLTKNAGATGYHLKIRPYPHHVLRENKLATGAGADRVSSGMRAAFGKAVGTAARVQAGDILMIVRVPITSLTAAKDALWSASIKLPTPTYMHIEQNGEIIH
- a CDS encoding tyrosine-type recombinase/integrase; this encodes MPYKERNKFHRHQREWLNTLRPKEEDLPENLNGIVDSKTIRKYRRYTEEAGNILGYPNPKDIRLDQMKSLESEMFGIESTIHQKTTMVRAFLQWCGNKDAFKWRISVHQSIYRGGIFLREGPVAKIRTVANELGLMTELIYSLGVDNGLRSVDMCNLTVENAEEFLATGESEILGKGRNGGKVELQMLNKITRSLLQLWMKIRASMVARTGTDSPYLLCRVKHRRTGDYLVPMTWDAINWLMGKLSEQAGIAFKTHDLRRTCGNRIWRRGVPIETIAMILRHEDSGTTFKAYIGVQADDMRDAMDKLSEVPKPDMSVALEDPAKNKRLQEVLEELLRLTGKTGPSGLSQA